A genomic segment from Streptomyces antibioticus encodes:
- a CDS encoding glycosyltransferase translates to MQIAELELDGAGSLRPGPGSPPVTHGEVFVLVRRGGRPVGTLLGRVPEGADPKAVLLALAAREHGGGPVASVSALTVPSVTVVVATRERSEQLAHALDSLLAQDHPDFEIVVVDNAPVTDTTRDLVAHKYAERVRYVTEPVPGLAVAHNRGVAAARGEVIAFTDDDVVADPRWLTELTAPFAADPGLGCATGLILPARLRTPAQVLLESHGGFAKGFTARTYDPYDPPADEPLFPFTAGRFGSGANMAFRTAVLREVGGFDPATGAGTLARGGDDLYGFVRVLAQGHRLHYTPRALVWHHHRETWRDLESQAFGYGAGLTAYLTAVLVNRPALLPAFLARLPRGAAYARSLTASRAADGGATGADGGSPVTDVPGGHDSRTHAWPRRLSRLQRRGMLYGPVGYLRARRALRGVPLGRSASAATAVSFAGVSVDDRGDGSVGPREESR, encoded by the coding sequence GTGCAGATCGCCGAACTCGAACTGGACGGCGCGGGCTCCCTGCGGCCCGGCCCCGGCAGCCCGCCCGTCACACACGGCGAGGTGTTCGTGCTGGTCAGGCGGGGCGGCCGGCCGGTGGGCACACTGCTCGGGCGGGTGCCCGAGGGGGCCGATCCGAAGGCGGTGCTCCTCGCCCTGGCCGCCCGTGAGCACGGCGGCGGGCCGGTCGCGAGCGTCTCCGCGCTCACCGTGCCGTCCGTCACCGTCGTCGTCGCCACCCGCGAGCGGTCCGAACAGCTCGCCCACGCGCTCGACTCGCTGCTCGCCCAGGACCACCCGGACTTCGAGATCGTCGTCGTGGACAACGCGCCCGTGACCGACACGACCCGGGACCTCGTCGCCCACAAGTACGCCGAGCGGGTGCGGTACGTGACCGAGCCCGTGCCCGGTCTCGCCGTCGCGCACAACCGGGGCGTCGCGGCGGCCCGGGGCGAGGTGATCGCCTTCACCGACGACGACGTGGTCGCCGATCCGCGCTGGCTCACCGAACTCACCGCGCCGTTCGCCGCCGACCCCGGCCTCGGCTGTGCCACCGGGCTGATCCTGCCGGCCCGGCTGCGCACCCCGGCCCAGGTGCTCCTGGAGAGCCACGGCGGCTTCGCGAAGGGCTTCACCGCCCGCACCTACGACCCGTACGACCCGCCCGCCGACGAACCCCTCTTCCCGTTCACCGCGGGCCGCTTCGGCTCCGGCGCCAACATGGCCTTCCGTACGGCGGTGCTGCGCGAGGTGGGCGGCTTCGACCCGGCGACGGGCGCGGGCACGCTCGCGCGGGGCGGCGACGACCTGTACGGGTTCGTCCGCGTCCTCGCCCAGGGCCACCGGCTGCACTACACCCCGCGCGCCCTGGTCTGGCACCACCACCGGGAGACCTGGCGCGATCTGGAGTCCCAGGCGTTCGGCTACGGCGCCGGCCTCACCGCCTATCTCACGGCGGTCCTGGTCAACAGGCCCGCGCTGCTGCCGGCGTTCCTGGCGCGGCTGCCGCGGGGGGCGGCGTACGCGCGGAGCCTCACGGCGAGCCGGGCGGCGGACGGCGGTGCGACGGGGGCGGACGGCGGTTCACCGGTGACGGATGTGCCCGGTGGGCACGACTCCCGCACACACGCCTGGCCGCGGCGGCTGTCGCGGTTGCAGCGGCGGGGGATGCTGTACGGGCCGGTGGGGTATCTGCGGGCGCGGCGGGCGTTGCGGGGTGTGCCTCTGGGGAGAAGCGCCTCCGCCGCCACGGCTGTCTCCTTCGCGGGTGTTTCCGTCGACGACCGGGGCGACGGATCCGTCGGCCCTCGCGAGGAGTCCCGATGA
- a CDS encoding GNAT family N-acetyltransferase yields MRVLSPKDLGEGERERWRALRAASTAPRNPFMEPEFTDAVGRVRPRARVAVVYEGREPVGFLPHERGRLGRGQALAYGVSDAQGAVLAPGLGLNADELMRAASLSSFAFDNLEAEQGLLVPHAAAEYTAYVIDVEKGYETYESVLRAQSPKFLKTTLAKERRLGRQVGELRFVFDERDPAALRTLMAWKSAQYRRTGRRDRFAQPWITRLVHTLHETRAPECSGTLSVLYAGDKPIAAHFGLRSSTVLACWFPSYDTEFAKYSPGLVLHLRMAEAAAAAGIGLLDLGRGAAEYKDSLKTGEIPVFEGAWTRPGVGAALYWLGREPSRRAHHFVRSRPRLAATAARVLKGAGRLRRS; encoded by the coding sequence ATTCGTGTGCTGAGTCCGAAGGATCTCGGCGAGGGGGAACGGGAACGATGGCGCGCCCTGCGGGCCGCCTCGACCGCGCCCCGCAACCCGTTCATGGAACCGGAGTTCACCGACGCCGTCGGCCGGGTACGGCCGCGCGCGCGGGTCGCGGTGGTGTACGAGGGGCGTGAGCCGGTCGGCTTCCTGCCCCATGAGCGCGGGCGCCTCGGCCGCGGCCAGGCCCTCGCCTACGGCGTCTCCGACGCACAGGGTGCCGTCCTGGCCCCCGGCCTCGGGCTGAACGCCGACGAACTGATGCGGGCCGCCTCCCTGTCCAGCTTCGCCTTCGACAACCTGGAGGCGGAACAGGGGCTGCTGGTGCCGCACGCGGCGGCCGAGTACACCGCCTATGTCATCGACGTCGAGAAGGGCTACGAGACGTACGAGTCCGTGCTGCGGGCCCAGTCGCCGAAGTTCCTCAAGACGACCCTCGCCAAGGAGCGCAGGCTCGGCCGGCAGGTCGGGGAGCTGCGGTTCGTGTTCGACGAACGCGATCCGGCGGCGCTGCGCACGCTCATGGCGTGGAAGTCCGCCCAGTACCGCAGGACCGGGCGCCGCGACCGGTTCGCGCAGCCCTGGATCACCCGGCTCGTGCACACCCTGCACGAGACGCGCGCGCCGGAGTGCTCCGGCACGCTGTCCGTCCTGTACGCCGGGGACAAGCCGATCGCGGCGCACTTCGGCCTGCGGTCGTCGACCGTGCTGGCGTGCTGGTTCCCGTCGTACGACACGGAGTTCGCGAAGTACTCGCCGGGTCTGGTGCTGCATCTGCGGATGGCGGAGGCGGCGGCCGCCGCGGGCATCGGCCTGCTCGACCTGGGGCGGGGCGCGGCCGAGTACAAGGACTCGCTGAAGACCGGGGAGATCCCCGTGTTCGAGGGGGCGTGGACGCGTCCGGGGGTGGGCGCCGCGCTCTACTGGCTCGGCCGTGAGCCGTCCCGGCGGGCGCACCACTTCGTGCGCAGCCGGCCGAGGCTCGCGGCGACGGCGGCACGGGTGCTGAAGGGGGCGGGGCGGCTGCGGCGGTCGTGA